From uncultured Methanobrevibacter sp., a single genomic window includes:
- a CDS encoding methanogenesis marker 17 protein, whose translation MLVECYDERGAEVYEIIIKQIFQDLVLGAAVDDLRAYVNPDDPVFVLAIKMKKTSSVVTFEDVANLSYVKEDDITRIIVDNENYLPNILKQLWRRFSRDEIYQPNRYQLEIAGDHVDLKTIVIDDPHSNLQRRIYDAIFRILPEGFKIIKDMSTEDIVTVVATDELIKDAWIEKANEYISELNG comes from the coding sequence ATGTTAGTTGAATGCTATGATGAAAGAGGTGCAGAAGTTTATGAAATCATCATCAAGCAGATATTTCAGGATTTGGTTTTGGGAGCTGCCGTTGATGATTTGAGAGCTTATGTAAATCCTGATGATCCTGTATTTGTCTTAGCTATTAAAATGAAGAAAACTTCAAGTGTGGTTACATTTGAAGATGTTGCTAATCTTAGCTATGTTAAAGAAGATGATATTACTCGTATTATTGTTGATAACGAAAATTATCTCCCGAACATTTTAAAACAGTTGTGGAGAAGATTTTCAAGAGATGAAATTTATCAGCCGAACAGGTATCAGCTCGAAATTGCAGGCGACCATGTAGATTTGAAAACCATTGTTATTGATGATCCTCATTCCAATTTACAAAGGAGAATTTACGATGCAATATTTAGAATATTGCCTGAAGGTTTTAAAATCATTAAAGACATGTCCACTGAAGATATTGTAACTGTAGTGGCTACTGATGAGTTAATCAAGGATGCATGGATAGAAAAAGCTAATGAATATATATCTGAATTAAACGGATAA
- a CDS encoding methanogenesis marker 15 protein — MVKIALVSCGTEYSGIQKEIEKAANKFGAEIVLPEIDLDYIDESYEKFGFSAQSSSLKLMIARAMAIVEGRSKPDAVFIATCFRCAEAALVRNEVRRFIQNNTRIPVVTYSFTERTKADELFIRMEALATTVTRRSILAREKQEGLTLGLDSGSTTTKAVLMENNEVIGTGWTSTKDIIESAKTAAAEAFGQTDYDWDDLDGIGTTGYGRFTMGQEFKAELIQEELSVNAKGAVYLADCQKGEATVLDIGGMDNKVITVNNGIPDNFTMGGICAGASGRFLDMTSRRLDVDITELGPLAVQGDWRKAMLNSYCIVFGIQDLVTTLAAGGSKADVAAAACHSVSEQVYEQQLQEIDIREPLIQVGGTSLISGLVEAVSETLGGIEVIVPEYSQHIGAVGAALLVSGMGHRQDDK, encoded by the coding sequence ATGGTTAAAATTGCTTTAGTTTCATGTGGAACTGAATATAGTGGAATTCAAAAGGAAATTGAAAAGGCAGCAAATAAGTTTGGTGCAGAAATTGTTCTTCCTGAAATCGATTTGGATTATATTGATGAATCATATGAAAAATTCGGATTTTCAGCTCAAAGTTCAAGCTTAAAATTAATGATTGCAAGAGCTATGGCTATTGTTGAAGGCAGGTCCAAACCTGATGCAGTATTTATTGCAACCTGTTTTAGATGTGCAGAAGCAGCATTGGTCAGAAATGAAGTCAGACGTTTTATCCAGAATAATACTCGTATTCCAGTAGTTACTTACTCATTCACTGAAAGAACAAAAGCTGATGAACTATTCATCCGTATGGAAGCATTGGCTACTACTGTAACTCGTAGAAGCATTCTTGCTCGTGAAAAACAAGAAGGTCTTACTCTTGGTCTTGACTCAGGTTCAACAACTACAAAAGCAGTGCTCATGGAAAACAATGAGGTTATCGGTACCGGTTGGACATCCACCAAAGACATCATTGAATCTGCAAAAACAGCCGCTGCAGAAGCATTCGGACAAACAGATTATGACTGGGATGACCTTGATGGTATTGGAACCACAGGTTACGGTAGATTTACCATGGGTCAGGAATTCAAGGCTGAACTTATTCAAGAAGAATTGTCAGTTAATGCAAAAGGTGCAGTATATCTTGCAGACTGTCAGAAAGGTGAAGCTACTGTATTGGATATCGGAGGTATGGATAACAAGGTAATTACTGTAAATAACGGTATTCCGGATAACTTTACCATGGGTGGTATCTGTGCAGGAGCATCTGGAAGATTTTTGGACATGACTTCCCGTAGGCTGGATGTTGACATTACTGAATTGGGTCCTTTGGCAGTTCAGGGTGACTGGAGAAAAGCAATGTTGAATTCATATTGTATCGTATTTGGTATTCAGGATCTTGTTACCACCCTTGCGGCAGGAGGTTCCAAAGCTGATGTAGCAGCTGCAGCATGTCATTCAGTATCTGAACAGGTTTATGAACAGCAACTTCAGGAAATTGATATTCGTGAACCTTTAATCCAAGTTGGAGGAACAAGTTTAATTTCAGGTCTTGTTGAAGCGGTAAGTGAAACTTTAGGTGGAATTGAAGTTATTGTTCCTGAATATTCTCAACATATCGGTGCTGTAGGAGCAGCTCTTTTAGTATCAGGAATGGGACACAGACAAGATGACAAATAA
- a CDS encoding methanogenesis marker 5 protein — translation MVKIAVYPPNSLILADLLERKGHTPLVLQKQIRQKIKDPEIDSPPMNITEEDPIKGLKYAAIEVPSGVRGRMAIIGPIIDEAEAAIVVDGAPYGFGCIGCARTNELSIFLLRNKGIPVLELNYPTNQDETYVMVNEINEFVDSLEETTEEE, via the coding sequence ATGGTTAAAATTGCAGTTTATCCTCCAAATTCATTAATTTTGGCAGATTTACTTGAAAGGAAAGGTCACACTCCTTTAGTTTTACAAAAACAAATTAGGCAGAAGATTAAAGATCCGGAGATTGATTCTCCTCCAATGAACATTACTGAAGAAGATCCGATTAAAGGACTTAAATATGCAGCTATTGAGGTTCCGTCAGGGGTTCGTGGAAGAATGGCTATTATCGGACCGATTATAGATGAAGCTGAAGCAGCAATTGTTGTTGATGGTGCTCCTTACGGATTTGGATGTATCGGTTGTGCCAGGACTAACGAATTATCTATATTTTTACTTAGAAATAAAGGTATTCCTGTATTGGAACTTAATTATCCTACTAATCAAGATGAAACATATGTTATGGTAAATGAAATTAACGAATTTGTAGATTCCCTTGAAGAAACTACTGAGGAGGAATAA
- a CDS encoding methanogenesis marker 6 protein — protein MSQNLTMSPDLGKEDWDPDVITRMIFIGPGAHVSEQEIVSEFHMLGLPLTIKNTCYGSMISGKSEDVYKAIEEIRKLDPNHIFTKERGFAPGDPRRCRGHRFGPREGFHQMEKEYRILGFVSEALENPKEVELEEKKPVDVDEFKKIMDECLENK, from the coding sequence ATGTCACAGAATCTAACAATGAGTCCTGATTTGGGTAAGGAAGATTGGGACCCGGATGTAATTACTCGTATGATATTTATTGGGCCTGGAGCTCATGTAAGTGAACAGGAGATTGTAAGTGAATTTCATATGCTTGGTTTGCCTCTTACAATAAAGAACACTTGTTATGGGTCTATGATAAGTGGAAAAAGTGAAGATGTCTATAAAGCTATTGAAGAGATAAGAAAACTCGATCCAAACCACATTTTCACAAAGGAAAGAGGTTTTGCTCCTGGTGATCCTAGAAGATGCAGAGGTCATAGATTTGGTCCTAGGGAAGGATTCCACCAAATGGAAAAGGAATACCGTATACTCGGTTTTGTTTCTGAAGCTTTGGAAAATCCTAAAGAGGTTGAGCTTGAAGAGAAAAAACCGGTTGATGTTGACGAATTTAAAAAAATTATGGATGAATGTTTAGAAAATAAATAA
- a CDS encoding methanogenesis marker 3 protein: protein MLIKINGEEMNVAEGSSIQDVIDETNAPYTPGSIVCLIKGKKELEKNISKYKIKTNKGSIIIQLDESDEAKPLVDVWKSQYEDFVDLNIRWSTPTEVAVGPVVTDLEPTSEEYKYYEGDVVLSLSSFSNESTHLIMLKENTTNVYSVPPYNKGIFARVIGGKKTLENLTDDDSVTGVEPIIERSTTTDSASVSDLNTILEEGNELYTYISFDIDEESPVCVEHLFSLIKDGRIKVSYDSESFIGFYDLEGIEKPKEDTTQRLRGTITVRNNGVGVGKLFVYRENRVLTPNHTTVGKIINGMEIIDIAKENDFITVKSERQRLMLLNKTQKEATELLSAAGIEHLIDGIIDDDAIIVEQNPKHTIDILKEGSVITKAISEDDLCKIKFSDDAPRSVKYFKRLSGLLENPVGKIKVHFAVPGMHIVMFEGDKKSAKGLIPENNPVDKVIRGQIGITNMASKSAGLIGIRFEDNFEFGPTAENFEATNIIGDIVSDYDALEELKEGVVVYVTESNNES, encoded by the coding sequence ATGTTAATTAAAATTAATGGAGAAGAAATGAATGTGGCAGAAGGTTCCTCAATTCAGGATGTGATTGATGAAACTAATGCGCCATATACTCCTGGTAGTATTGTTTGTTTGATTAAGGGAAAAAAGGAACTTGAGAAAAATATAAGCAAGTATAAAATTAAAACAAATAAGGGTTCTATAATCATTCAATTGGATGAATCTGATGAAGCAAAACCTTTGGTTGACGTATGGAAAAGTCAATATGAAGATTTTGTTGACTTGAATATCAGATGGTCCACTCCAACTGAAGTGGCTGTTGGTCCTGTTGTAACTGATTTGGAACCGACTTCTGAAGAATACAAATATTATGAAGGAGATGTTGTTTTAAGTTTATCCAGTTTTAGTAATGAGTCTACTCATTTAATAATGCTTAAGGAAAATACCACTAATGTTTACAGTGTGCCGCCATATAACAAGGGTATTTTTGCTCGTGTCATTGGAGGTAAAAAAACATTGGAAAACCTCACAGATGATGACAGTGTAACAGGTGTTGAGCCGATTATAGAAAGAAGTACAACTACCGATAGCGCTTCAGTATCTGATTTAAATACAATATTGGAAGAAGGAAATGAGTTGTATACCTACATATCTTTTGATATTGATGAGGAATCTCCTGTCTGTGTGGAACATTTATTTTCACTGATTAAAGACGGCAGAATCAAAGTTTCTTATGATAGTGAATCTTTCATAGGTTTTTATGACTTGGAAGGTATTGAAAAACCTAAAGAGGATACTACCCAAAGACTCAGGGGAACAATCACTGTCAGAAATAATGGTGTTGGTGTCGGAAAACTCTTCGTATATCGTGAAAATAGGGTTTTAACTCCGAACCATACTACTGTTGGAAAAATTATAAACGGTATGGAAATCATCGATATTGCAAAGGAAAACGATTTCATAACTGTCAAATCCGAAAGACAAAGGCTGATGTTATTGAACAAAACTCAAAAAGAAGCTACAGAATTATTGTCTGCTGCAGGTATTGAGCATTTGATTGATGGAATCATTGATGATGATGCAATAATCGTCGAACAAAATCCGAAACATACAATAGATATCCTAAAAGAGGGCAGTGTAATCACTAAAGCTATCAGTGAAGATGATTTATGTAAAATTAAGTTTTCAGATGATGCACCAAGGTCTGTTAAATATTTCAAACGCTTATCTGGTCTTTTAGAAAATCCTGTAGGAAAAATAAAAGTCCATTTTGCAGTACCTGGAATGCATATTGTTATGTTTGAAGGGGATAAGAAATCAGCTAAAGGTTTAATCCCTGAAAATAATCCTGTCGATAAGGTTATAAGAGGTCAAATCGGTATTACAAACATGGCTTCAAAAAGTGCAGGTTTAATAGGTATCAGATTCGAAGACAATTTTGAATTTGGTCCTACTGCAGAAAATTTTGAAGCGACTAATATTATTGGTGATATTGTTTCAGATTATGATGCTCTTGAAGAATTAAAAGAAGGAGTTGTAGTATATGTCACAGAATCTAACAATGAGTCCTGA
- a CDS encoding thermonuclease family protein produces MTITKKHVFSLVIIFVLALGAISIASAYTGTGFSHSIPSSKYYDMSASDILSQYSDSECHVEESAVCTNVVDGDTIYLDNGKKVRFVGVNTPERGVEGYITSKNFVQKLCLNKEVGLDIDDRKHNDKYGRTLAVVIVDGKNVNEMLLKEGLAEIMYMPPSEFYPYDWAGSNTHVADTHSSSSSSSNSSSDTSSASGNYVGNSNSGKFHISSCGSVSKMSEGNKVFFSSRDEAINQGYVPCKICNP; encoded by the coding sequence ATGACCATTACAAAAAAACATGTTTTTTCTTTAGTGATAATATTCGTTTTGGCCCTTGGAGCTATTTCAATAGCCAGTGCTTATACAGGAACCGGTTTTTCACACAGCATTCCAAGTTCCAAATACTATGACATGTCTGCATCAGACATTCTAAGTCAATATTCCGACAGCGAGTGTCACGTTGAAGAAAGTGCGGTTTGTACTAATGTGGTTGATGGAGACACAATTTATTTAGATAATGGTAAGAAGGTTCGTTTTGTCGGTGTAAACACTCCCGAAAGAGGTGTTGAGGGCTACATTACCTCCAAGAATTTCGTTCAGAAACTATGTCTGAACAAGGAAGTCGGACTGGACATCGACGATAGAAAACACAATGACAAATACGGACGTACATTGGCTGTCGTTATTGTTGATGGAAAAAACGTTAATGAAATGCTTTTAAAAGAAGGGCTTGCAGAAATTATGTACATGCCTCCAAGTGAATTTTACCCTTATGACTGGGCTGGAAGCAATACCCATGTAGCCGACACACACAGTTCATCATCTTCATCAAGCAATTCTTCAAGCGATACGTCATCAGCTTCCGGAAATTATGTTGGAAATTCAAACAGCGGAAAATTCCACATTTCAAGCTGCGGAAGTGTGAGCAAAATGTCTGAAGGCAACAAAGTATTTTTCTCAAGCAGGGATGAAGCGATAAATCAGGGATACGTACCCTGCAAAATATGCAATCCCTAA
- a CDS encoding DUF4013 domain-containing protein: protein MDVGKIISNSFRYPFRNIKKLPILFIIFILSAIIPIGIIFDNRYVTIIGVFAFFLFILIAPGYMFSMIDFGLNESSMFPSISFTRNVYNSLRLWVLRIVYMIVPALVFFIALSTLGVSSIDLLKNLKVIEFLLTLGLTFIIILVIYLLFEFLLFFAKARLAYLNSLSEALKMHKVVLDIKNIGLKNIIKWLILMVICMVVVSAISSLVMSIPYVGFLIYFCVIIPTLESIANYSLGLLYSNIAVREGNLDKLNREVQQLKYLN from the coding sequence ATGGACGTAGGCAAAATAATATCAAATTCATTCAGATATCCTTTTAGAAATATTAAAAAACTGCCTATTCTATTTATTATATTTATTTTATCGGCTATTATACCAATTGGAATAATATTTGACAACAGATATGTTACTATTATTGGAGTATTTGCATTCTTTTTATTCATTCTGATTGCACCTGGATATATGTTTTCAATGATTGATTTCGGGTTGAATGAATCCTCCATGTTCCCGTCCATAAGTTTTACAAGGAATGTCTATAACAGTCTTCGTTTATGGGTATTGAGAATTGTATATATGATTGTTCCTGCTTTGGTTTTTTTTATTGCTCTTTCTACATTGGGAGTTTCAAGCATTGATCTTCTTAAAAACTTAAAGGTTATAGAATTTCTGCTGACTCTGGGTTTAACTTTTATTATAATTTTAGTCATATATCTCTTATTTGAGTTCTTATTATTCTTCGCAAAGGCTAGACTTGCTTATTTGAACAGTCTGTCTGAAGCATTAAAGATGCATAAAGTTGTTTTGGATATTAAAAATATTGGTTTAAAAAACATTATTAAATGGCTAATTCTTATGGTGATATGTATGGTTGTCGTTTCAGCTATTTCATCATTGGTAATGTCAATTCCATATGTTGGATTTTTAATTTACTTCTGTGTTATCATTCCAACACTGGAAAGTATAGCTAACTACTCATTAGGATTGTTATATTCAAATATTGCTGTAAGAGAAGGCAATTTGGACAAATTAAATAGGGAAGTCCAGCAGTTAAAATATTTAAATTAA
- a CDS encoding methanogenesis marker 2 protein, protein MNFKNLVKEIQEFKGVSRKSSIDNVISLLKESYNVSGDVVIDIGDDASAIDIGNNQVLLIAADGIWGDIMNVNPYWAGYCSVLVNVNDIAAMGGKPLAMVNIMSISNDEIYEDLLNGIKDGCLKFGVPMVGGHLHPDGEVDSLGVAIAGIAQKDKIITSFGAEVGDKVIVAIDLDGKPHEMFALNWDTTYDKDAQLVRDQITAVQYLAENDYIKSGKDISNPGILGTLEMLLETSHKGAVVNLEDIPRNESVEWVDWLRSYPGSGFVFTAEEDKCDFIKQYLAKYSIEAEVVGEVTDSDNMILNYKDQQAEVFNQNINPVFIFK, encoded by the coding sequence TTGAATTTTAAAAATCTCGTTAAGGAAATTCAAGAATTTAAAGGAGTGTCACGTAAAAGCTCCATTGATAATGTAATATCTCTTTTAAAGGAATCTTATAATGTTTCAGGAGATGTTGTCATTGATATAGGAGATGATGCTTCAGCTATTGACATAGGAAACAATCAGGTATTGTTAATTGCCGCAGATGGAATTTGGGGCGATATCATGAATGTAAATCCGTATTGGGCAGGATACTGTTCTGTACTTGTAAATGTTAATGATATAGCTGCAATGGGCGGAAAACCTCTTGCAATGGTAAACATAATGTCAATAAGCAATGATGAGATTTATGAAGATTTATTGAATGGAATTAAAGACGGATGTCTTAAGTTCGGTGTTCCTATGGTGGGAGGCCACCTGCATCCTGATGGTGAAGTCGACTCGTTGGGTGTAGCTATTGCAGGTATTGCGCAAAAAGACAAAATCATAACAAGTTTTGGAGCTGAAGTTGGCGATAAAGTAATAGTGGCAATAGATCTTGACGGCAAGCCTCATGAAATGTTCGCTCTGAACTGGGATACCACTTACGATAAGGATGCACAGCTGGTTCGAGACCAGATTACTGCAGTCCAATACCTTGCTGAAAATGATTATATTAAATCCGGAAAGGACATTTCAAATCCTGGAATTCTTGGAACTCTTGAAATGCTTCTTGAAACATCACACAAGGGTGCAGTCGTTAATCTTGAAGACATTCCAAGAAATGAAAGTGTTGAATGGGTGGATTGGCTTCGCTCTTATCCTGGTTCAGGATTTGTATTCACTGCTGAAGAGGATAAATGTGATTTCATTAAACAATATTTGGCGAAATATTCTATTGAAGCAGAAGTGGTTGGTGAGGTAACTGACTCCGACAATATGATATTAAATTACAAAGACCAGCAGGCAGAAGTATTTAACCAGAATATTAATCCTGTATTCATATTTAAATAA
- a CDS encoding DUF2117 domain-containing protein, producing the protein MRIGIVVHGPNIIDSGYALKLINLLGEYGEISVRLGGTMGRTAVIDASLEDIIDISRKLVPSDSLKIFHDDNVDVIFLLNYGKSDVTGQVFGYKVYNHYVEKIDDNDAPIIQIERPGEDDGSIIPWNNDCDLVKELSRRLNLTVVKPEEVYDAHIRQDNAGVNQRVVHGVSPGENIMVNSVVIGKTNSDRLTLISKDNHIVDIMGGELKQHGLEKLGEVDLDSAIIKTGLLRHAKVTPRVISKDKPDNFKVTFLDHAGEDVYRFRDSSLVITVGDDTTLISSDILYRFDIPIIGITDGDLDKVVEDGFKVKNSIIFEVESGFDDICGQDIKRIMFGDKQVSCSFSDTEEVKDKIIEIINNINCKYKVNYIN; encoded by the coding sequence ATGAGAATAGGTATTGTAGTTCACGGTCCGAATATTATCGATTCAGGCTATGCATTAAAGTTAATTAATCTCCTTGGGGAATATGGTGAAATTTCAGTAAGGCTTGGTGGAACAATGGGTCGAACTGCTGTTATTGATGCCAGTTTGGAGGATATTATTGACATTTCCCGCAAATTGGTTCCAAGCGATTCTTTGAAAATATTTCATGATGATAATGTTGATGTAATCTTTTTGCTTAACTATGGAAAATCAGATGTTACTGGCCAGGTTTTTGGTTATAAGGTTTATAATCATTATGTTGAAAAGATTGATGATAATGATGCTCCAATAATTCAAATAGAACGGCCGGGTGAAGACGACGGAAGCATTATCCCGTGGAATAATGATTGTGACCTAGTTAAAGAACTGTCTCGAAGGCTGAATTTGACTGTTGTAAAACCTGAAGAAGTTTATGATGCCCACATCAGACAGGATAATGCAGGTGTTAATCAGAGAGTGGTTCATGGGGTAAGTCCTGGTGAAAATATAATGGTCAACAGTGTTGTTATAGGAAAGACAAATTCAGATAGACTCACGCTGATTTCAAAGGACAATCACATTGTCGATATAATGGGGGGTGAGCTCAAGCAGCACGGTCTTGAAAAACTGGGTGAGGTGGATCTTGATAGTGCAATTATTAAAACAGGACTTTTAAGGCATGCAAAGGTAACTCCACGTGTTATTTCAAAAGATAAACCAGATAATTTTAAAGTGACATTTCTGGACCATGCTGGTGAAGATGTTTATCGATTCCGGGATTCCAGTTTGGTTATTACTGTAGGTGATGATACAACTTTGATATCTTCTGACATTCTGTATAGATTTGATATACCTATAATTGGAATAACTGATGGGGATTTGGACAAGGTTGTGGAAGACGGATTCAAGGTTAAAAATTCTATCATCTTTGAAGTTGAAAGTGGTTTTGATGACATCTGCGGTCAAGATATTAAAAGGATAATGTTTGGCGACAAACAGGTTTCATGCAGCTTCTCAGATACTGAAGAAGTTAAGGATAAAATCATAGAAATAATAAATAATATTAATTGCAAATACAAAGTTAATTATATTAATTAA
- a CDS encoding type II toxin-antitoxin system VapC family toxin: MKTCYVLDASAFINGFQLTSNENYTVSEITAEIKDFESRLKLDSAIAEGLLVISDVNKKYIRCVNDIIYESGDILRLSLPDKKLIALAYKLSHEGKNVKVITDDYTIQNTLKIMGIPFSGVITEGIKGIYNWKKVCEGCKKEFDEDYPFDDCEICGSKIFKKRIKVNK, translated from the coding sequence ATGAAAACATGTTACGTATTAGATGCATCTGCATTCATTAATGGTTTTCAATTAACTTCTAATGAAAATTACACGGTTTCTGAAATTACAGCCGAAATCAAGGATTTCGAGTCACGTTTAAAATTGGATTCGGCTATAGCCGAAGGATTACTGGTTATATCTGATGTGAATAAAAAGTATATTAGGTGTGTGAATGATATTATATATGAAAGTGGTGATATTTTAAGGTTATCCTTACCTGATAAGAAATTAATTGCACTTGCATATAAATTGTCCCATGAAGGCAAGAATGTCAAAGTCATTACTGATGATTATACTATTCAGAATACCTTAAAAATAATGGGCATTCCTTTTTCAGGTGTTATAACTGAAGGAATTAAAGGAATTTATAATTGGAAAAAGGTATGTGAAGGTTGTAAAAAGGAATTTGATGAGGATTATCCTTTTGATGATTGTGAGATTTGTGGATCAAAAATATTCAAAAAAAGAATCAAGGTGAATAAATGA
- a CDS encoding winged helix-turn-helix domain-containing protein: MYPQNEINNDIKFLAKSEIRLKILNELNICPDNVRGIVKRTKLAYSTVSSNINKLEEKKYIGKVKKRYHLNPMAKIYFNTLMEFKRSVEIINNFNAFWYMHNLNQLSMDSMQNITDLKDSKLIETTPLDIYKTHNTIKKQLVESKEVKAIFPYLHPEYPELIENILKNGGTIELIVPKNILKAMMAPVNEQLKKDAIKNGKLKLHSVTDEIYLYLTICDEKMSLGLFKNDDSFDQNRILISDDKKSYEWAEELFNHVKHEVIQ, encoded by the coding sequence ATGTATCCACAAAATGAAATCAATAATGATATAAAATTTCTTGCAAAATCAGAAATTCGTTTGAAAATCCTTAATGAATTGAATATTTGCCCAGACAATGTTCGTGGAATTGTTAAAAGAACAAAACTTGCATACAGTACTGTTTCAAGCAATATTAATAAGTTAGAGGAGAAGAAATATATTGGAAAAGTTAAAAAGAGATACCACTTAAATCCAATGGCTAAAATCTATTTTAACACCCTGATGGAATTTAAAAGAAGTGTTGAGATAATCAACAACTTCAATGCATTCTGGTATATGCACAATCTAAATCAGCTGAGCATGGATTCCATGCAGAACATTACCGATTTGAAAGATTCCAAACTGATTGAAACAACCCCTCTTGACATTTATAAAACTCACAATACCATAAAAAAACAATTGGTAGAATCCAAAGAGGTTAAAGCAATATTTCCTTATCTTCATCCGGAGTATCCCGAATTGATTGAAAATATTTTAAAAAACGGAGGCACAATAGAATTGATTGTTCCGAAAAACATCCTAAAAGCAATGATGGCTCCAGTTAATGAACAGCTGAAAAAGGATGCAATAAAAAACGGCAAATTGAAACTTCATTCAGTGACAGATGAGATATATTTATATTTAACCATCTGTGATGAAAAAATGAGCCTGGGCTTATTTAAAAATGATGACAGTTTCGATCAGAACAGAATTCTGATTTCAGATGATAAAAAGTCATATGAATGGGCTGAAGAACTCTTCAATCATGTGAAACACGAGGTGATACAATGA
- a CDS encoding winged helix-turn-helix domain-containing protein, which produces MKHESKQELTREYRDIKYILTSSMRAKLLLALYEIPKNLEELRKDLSKPSATILHGLKELETINLVRKAQKCYELTSNGYLLTTNMVKLIENWYALSKCESFWDNHDLSDIPEDSMKKIYLLKDAKYINSTTSDLSIAFNKYINLLSQSSEIRMILPIYSENHFKHIIDLLNSGKLEKLEMIVSDEIYNSIENNELFKKELLENKKVNPIITNRTMKIFLTHSEEFMSLTLFFKDGHYDDSQILIAQDANAKKWASSLWKYYIE; this is translated from the coding sequence ATGAAACACGAAAGCAAACAGGAACTAACACGAGAATACAGGGATATCAAATACATCCTAACATCCAGTATGCGTGCTAAATTACTATTAGCACTATACGAAATTCCTAAAAATTTAGAGGAATTAAGAAAAGACCTATCCAAACCATCAGCAACCATATTGCATGGGCTTAAAGAACTGGAGACGATAAACCTTGTCAGAAAAGCTCAAAAATGTTATGAATTAACATCAAACGGCTATTTATTGACAACCAATATGGTAAAGTTAATCGAAAACTGGTATGCTTTAAGCAAATGCGAGTCCTTCTGGGACAATCATGATTTATCTGACATTCCAGAGGACTCTATGAAAAAAATTTACCTGTTAAAAGATGCAAAATATATAAATTCCACCACAAGCGATTTATCCATTGCATTTAACAAATACATTAACTTACTTTCACAATCTAGCGAAATACGAATGATTCTGCCAATATACTCAGAAAATCATTTTAAGCATATAATTGACCTTTTAAATTCAGGTAAATTAGAAAAATTGGAAATGATTGTTAGTGATGAGATTTATAATTCAATTGAAAACAATGAATTATTCAAAAAGGAGTTACTTGAAAACAAAAAAGTAAATCCGATTATCACTAACAGGACCATGAAAATATTTTTAACCCATTCTGAAGAATTTATGTCATTGACATTATTTTTTAAGGACGGGCATTATGATGATTCCCAAATTCTAATTGCACAAGATGCCAATGCAAAAAAATGGGCTTCATCATTGTGGAAATATTATATTGAATAA
- a CDS encoding ArsR family transcriptional regulator yields MKDKELYNLLIGRPGGKNTMRILDAIILKPQNANQLSKALCLDYKTIVHHMKIICNHQYATKEKFEKYNYFHPSDKLIKNLDEYKIIKEQFYEKKQ; encoded by the coding sequence ATGAAAGATAAAGAACTATACAACCTTTTAATCGGAAGACCCGGTGGGAAAAACACAATGCGTATTTTAGATGCAATTATATTAAAGCCTCAAAATGCAAATCAGCTTTCAAAAGCACTGTGCCTCGATTACAAAACAATTGTCCACCATATGAAAATAATTTGCAACCATCAATACGCCACTAAAGAAAAATTCGAAAAGTATAACTATTTTCATCCAAGCGATAAATTAATTAAAAACCTGGATGAATATAAAATTATCAAAGAACAATTTTATGAAAAAAAACAATAA